The sequence tattcaaaaatCGAATACTGGGATTCGTAATGCATCACAATTCTTTAAGTGTTTAAGTGGCTGGTagattgtttttggtgttttgtggtgtgtatgaatttgatgtttattctatttatttatctatggatttatttatttctgtattcactcacctacttaaaaaaaaaaaaaacttgtatgctcacttcaaaatatttgctttgttcttgttactATATTCTTTATTGCACACTCCCCAAAAAGACCCATCGTTCACAATGACGAGCCGTTCAAATGATTCGGTTCGTTCGTGAACATCACATCACTAGTAAAAATATAGGTTGGACTAAATTTTAGCATGTGTCTTTGACAATTTGTGTCTTTTCATCCTGGAGGATGTTTGCAGGATCAGTAATCACAACAAAGAGGCGAAGAGAGCCTAGCTCACAATCTGTTCAAGTCCATCCCACAGGTGTTTGGTTCTCCCGCGCAAAACTCGTCTAAGCAGGCCTTCATGGGTTTTGCTTTGTGCATTTGGGGCAGTCATAATGGAACAGAAAAGTGACATCTCCAAATTGCTCTCACAAATTTGTAAGCATTTGTCCAACATGCTTTTTGTGAGATCAACAATGAAGATTCACTGAGAGGCATACTCTAAAACCCCGGATTTATTAGACtactgtcacaatactttaaGAAATAATCATTTCAATATCAGGGACATTCAACTTAAGGAGAAATCCTGAATGCTGGGTGTTATTTAAGTAAGGGACACTAAAGCGATCAACCAACTGTTACATTACCTGCAGCATTTGAGTGAAGAACGAGACAACGCCGACCATAACAAAGAACAGGCAGATGCTATCAATCTCCTTTCTCTGAGCTACGGGATCTGTAACTGAGAAAGTCTGCACACacgcaagaaaaaaacaactgaccACTTGCCCGTTAGCCTCTAGAAGTTGCTCCATGATTCGAACAGTAAGATAATATGTAAAATCTAACATAACCTCACCGCCAATATTTGACTGAATAGAAGTGAGTAGACAGGATTGACTCCTCCATTCACAGCTGCTCCCAAAGATCCAAAAAGCATGTAAGGCCACTCGGGCACGTTGTACTTCAAGATCCTGGTGACTGGCGCTGGCTCCACtgggtcctcctcctcctcctcctcctcttgaaTGGCATTCTGAACATTCAGCATCACAATGTGAAGAAACTTAACAAAGGCAGCGTATGGTTTCTGGAGAAAAATGAATGCATTCACCCACATGATTAATCAATACCTTGGATTTCTCTGCTTGAGACACAGTGTAAGCGGTGGGGCCCAGCTCTCCGGCCACGGAAACAGAAGAATCTGGAATCAGGTTGGATAGCTGGGATCGGGATCTCTGGCGGATGGAGGCTCTGTCCAACAAGTGTGTATATCATGCACAAAAGAATCAAGTGTAATGAGTACATTTTAATGAACCTCCTGTgcggtgttgttgtttttatgatgTAAGAGGCTTTCTGCTGACCTCAGCTGAGGTTGAACtctaaataaaatgtgaaaacaaatgtgtagaggtgcatttgtgtttgtttgtccacCCACATTGTGGCAAGAAGCAGTTTGTACAGTCAGCAGCGTGCATtctgacaacaacaaaagtagAGACCTTTTATTTTGAATCCACAACCAAATTTATAAAGATCTCTGCCATGTTGTCAGCCGCTTAATTCAAAAGTCAACAGTAAATGGTGAAAGCGCAAAAAAGGCAACTAGAAGTAAGTAATAATCGGGCTGTGCCATATTTTCTTTAATTAACAGGTTACTGTCTGATTCGTgcagaataataaaaaatactgagATTATGACTATAATTTGTATGTGTTCTAGGGCAGAGGCAGTTCTTCCAGAATTCACACactgaaaagaaaataattttcttATCTGATTTAATGGCTTCTCGCATGTCATTGCACCACCCAACTACCAAGTTACTTCAAATCAGTCATGTATGTATAATCCTGCTACAATGACTTTTGCACTTAGAGGAGGTAATCATTCAGTTTAGATGTACTGTCAGGACTGTGCAGTTGGATAAAACACAGTGAATATTAGGAAAcgttaaagggacagcaacatgaaaaatcaactttttagagcttttagccgtgttaaaatactaattcctcaccaaaaacatcaccAAAGTGGTGTTGTCCTCCATTCgtccctctatgagaaattctaggtcattctgccctccaagcaccagcccctcccaaccatagaaaacgagctgttggcactttatgacatcataaggtgcggacccaccccaGCATGGTAgcaccgcctctgcggactaaatgCACGCCCACTTTAtttgggatagtgacaaaagtagcctttatcggTAAAcgttctgtccaaatgaattcagagCAATCAGTTTCCTTCACATTTACAATGCCAAAATGCAATGACATTTGGCTCTTAAGATCTGCTggatgacacttgtgtaaagtACAATTAAAACTTTGCGCTTTTGAATCTAACTGAACAAATAGTGGTTAGTGCGCTCGCTCTGTGAGCAGCAAGTACCCGCTTCGAGACcggcttgtttttttcttcttttacctccttctttcctctctcttcttccctctcctaccctcctcctcttcctccacaaTTTCTTGCAACAAGGAACCATATTGTTTCAATGtgtattgaagaattgatggcttgcattcagtgctcaaacgcagatcTCCAACAGTAGACTGCAGTCAGCTCGCCGGGGGCATGGCAATCAAATTACATCGCCGTGGTGtcaaggtaagatttaatcaatatatgcctatagttaactgttggaagggaagaataaaatgtcaaatctcAAGTATGAATGGTGGGCTATGATTGATCGCGGTTGTTGTACCCCATTTCGCTTAGTTGTGTACCTGAACACGTTATTTGTTGTACAAATTGGACAGGTGGTTGTGTTGCTGTACCTCAGGCTGGCCCGATAGCTGCCGGCTCTGGACAGGCTGAGCTTCTCTGGTACATCTTCATTTTCAGCCACTGGGAGCGATAAGGATtgtaagtaaaagtaaaaccTGTTTGTGTGAATCAGTAAGTCGAGAACCCACTTTGCCGAGCCTTCTCATTGAGGGCCTTGTCTCCTTGGCTCTGTAAGGTGACAAGGGTGAAGTAGACGCCTTTCCTGTCCAGTAGCTCGCTGTGCTTGCCCCTCTCGACTGCCTGGCCATGTTCAAAGCCCACAATCACGTCAGCGTTCTTTATAGTGGACAGCCGGTGGGCGATGGAGATGGTGGTTCGTCCCATACGCACCTTCAGCATCAACGATCACATTAAGaatgcatttaactcatttgctccccaaaacgtataaatgttttattttaaatgttttaaatgtcctaaagacgtatttatacgttttttttttgttgtcgtttttttgtttgttttttactagtGCAAACagagggctttgatgcagcctctgaactgcagagaagggtgaaacaatggcagttattacaaaaacggccagcaggtggcaacagagtatgagatcaaccagggccatgttgcaacaagctctttttgccagtgttttaaccaggaatgtgaatattgatgaaatatattctaatgctaatttctgcaaaactaaccttgctctctcacaagatgaattctcgcggtatttgtgagttcacaaactccgcaAAAGGAGTAaaaggaggttgcttcagtgaaaatagatgggagtgaatgagttaaggggggGAAATCGGCGGTGATGAAGAAAACAGCTGCAATTACCAAAATCACAAACTACAGTTGTTCCACTTGATTGCAttatttgtcaatattttgcttGTTGTGTATAGCCAATAATGAGTTTCAGTGTagattattcttttgttttaattatgcaACTTCTCCTAATCAAACTCTCCATTTAAAAATGGAGAATAACCATGCTTAGTTGTCACATTTATTCTCTCAGCTAAAATTAACTGCACCAAAAAAAGCATGGATTTATCATTCTTGTTTGCAGTAATACAGAAGCAGTAGTCACACTCCCCTAGATAGTAGAGATTAGGCTACTATTAAAGATCTTTGTTTTCTTCTGATGACTGTAGACCCTTCTCGTGTGACGTCCCGTTTATGCGCTGTGGGCTTCTATGTTAAGGGCAAGTGGTCAAGGGCGGAGTAAGATAACAGAGGCGAAATAGTCACCAAGTCTGTTTTGTGTTCACAATGGTTAAAATGTGCCGTTTACAGTTGCTCTAATCGCTCAAGTAGAGATAAGAAATCATTCTTACTGATACCAGCAGTGATTGAAAGAAGATGAGCACGATGGCTATCACAACTTCACTGTGACCACTTCACACCCTCAACACATACAAGGATATGCTCTGATCACTTAATATCAGGTACTTTTTCATCTGTGGCAGGTCTTTGATGGTAAATTTGAAGCAGACTTGAGTTCTGCTGAATAATGTGTTATAAAAATGTGGTGTCTTTGTTAACAACTAGCAAActaagttagctagctaggcttTGGCATGCAGCAAGACGAGTTCATTCGGACTCAAACGATTCAATAAACGGCGTTTTACGCCATTAAAGTAATGATCGACGTACTGTTGACCAAAAGCAATATATCTTTGCTGTCGTTGTTTAACCGCGACACTCCCATTTTGAGCCTTGTGTCCCAAGTACCAGCGGATTTTGTCAGCCCCATTGTTTTGTCACACTTTTACGCAGGTCTGGTCCCGGCGTCCCATTTTTAAGCCATTGCTTGGGCCATGtgaatgtcaatcacacagttgtcatagcaattcatacaaaaaaaaaaaaaaaaaaaaaaaaaaaaaaaaaaaaaaaaaaaggaatttagCCTATTTGTTCTCATTTACTTTACTTTGTTTACTTCAGGGGCGGCGTGGAGTGGTCTGATGGTCACCTCCTAattcagaggttgtgggttcaatcacatgccattgtgaccatgtcaaagtatccttggACAAGTTACTGAATCCCCAGCTGCTCCTGATGCAgcatcatcagtaggtgaatgggtagtcaaatgtaaagcgctttgagggccttgtaaggtggaatagcgccatataaatgaagtacagtTACCATCTCACAGTACATTCACGTTTGAGTTTTTATTCTTATCCGCAGCCTCCAGCAGGCATATATAAGTAATTATATAACTCCAGGTGCatcacggtggatgactggttagcacgtccacctcccagtgcaCAGGACATGAGatccgagtccaggcttcgggcttcctgggtggagtttgcatgttctccccgtgcccgcgtgggttttctccaggttCTCCGGTTccctcccatattccaaaaaacatgcatgataGGTTAATTGAAGTATCtaaaattgtcccgaggtgtgattGTGATGGTTGTTCTTTCGTTTCTGtgtgcaattggctggcaaccagttgagggtgtaccccatctactgcccgaagctggctggcaTCGGCTCCAGCACGCCCATGACCTTTGGGAGGAATAAatggttcggaaaatggatggatgtatggataacTCCAGGCTCAATTCCTCTCAAGTGTCGGCACTCTTCTTTACAATTAAGTCATTTGCATTGTTGTGATGACTTTGGGGAACAAACTGGCTTCATTTGAGCGAGAACTTAAGGCTTCTcttcatgtttttgttatgcGTGCTTACCCTCAAATATGGTGAAGGGAGACTAAGCCTTCTGTCTAAACTGACATCAAGGGTCTCTTCATGCAGATGCACAGTAGACCAAAGTTTCTCAAGCAATGATGGGAAAAACTAGCGATCCATTGACTCTTTCTCAGAATTTTTTGCACTCCTGTTTAATGCTGATCTTGTCATATTGAACAGATTGGTAGATGTTTGTGTGGATGGAAGTACGCTTTCTACAGGTGTCATGTTGTTCTTTAGACCACAAGCTAGTTGCCGTCAAGTTAATCAACAACCACTTCCAGTCACTGTTGGTTCTTTTGATGTAAAATTAGTAAGGTGCTATTGTTAAAACTGGTGCTACATAAAGATAAACAGTGAATTGAGAACAGACGTACTTTATCTAAGGCCTCTTGTACCACAGCCTCACTCTCATTGTCCAAGGCAGAGGTGGCCATGTCAAGCAGCAGGATGCGAGGATTCCTGACCAGTGCCCGGGCGATTGCAATTCGCTGCTTCTGACCGCCACTCATCTGACCGCCACCCTGCCCGACTAGGGTGTCGAATTTCTGTGAAATGAcagcaaataaggttttaacatcATGCAGCGCCAGCAAATGTTGATTAAATCTGCACCTGTGGCATGTCCATTATGAAGTTGTATGCGTTGGCCTCTTTGGCGGCGGTGATGATGTCGTCCATTGAGACGCCAGGTCGACCATAGCGTATATTCTCAGCGATGGTGGTGGCGAACAGAACAGGCTCCTGCTCCACGATGCCGATGAGCGAGCGCAGCCATTGGATGTTCAGCCCGCGGATGTCATGACCGTCCAGGGTCACCTGAGACACAGACAGCAGCTGGTCAAGATAAAATTGCTTGATTATGGTGCTAAAGTACATACCGTCCCCTTCCCtgaacacagacacacacacaagaagaagaagcagggaACATTATAAAAATGAGGTgttcaaatccagtaaaaggggAAAAATGAGGCCATTTGGAccatttggcaaaaataatgaaaCCGTTTATCATTCTCAAAggtagttatttttaaaaggaTAACAAAGGTGAATAGAAAACCAGTCTTCAGTGCCTGCATGCATCAGTCGCACATACAGAATCTGGTTGTGAATATACGTCTTGATCCTACCATGCCCTCTTTGGGGTCGTAGAAGCGCTGAATGAGCTGGACGGCTGTGCTTTTTCCGGCGCCGCTCGCTCCAACAAAGGCTGTGGTCTCACCCGACTTCACTACGACGCTGAGTCGGTCCAAGATCTGAGCAGAAGATGGCACAAGTGTGAATTCATCGCTATATTGCAATTGCAAAGAAAGAGTCAAATACCTTCACTTCTGGCCGGGATGGGTAGTGGAAGGTCACGTTGTGAAATTCAATGTCGCCTTTGACCCTATCAAGTTTATATCCTGCCTCAGATAAACAGTCAATCTCAGGTTCCTGTTAAAGTAGGGGGAAAATGACAACTGGGTCAACCCTGATGGATGTCAATATTAGACCACCAAACATTTCTTACTCTTTCAATGGTTTCAAAGATGATTGTGGCAGCTCCACGGCCTGCGGCGAATGCCTCCAGACATGGCGATGCTTGTCCCAAATTCATGGCTGCTATCAGAACACCAAAGAATACCTGGCAGGGCAAAACGGCCCGGCAATATATTGTAATAGTAGTACTGTCCAATatattaaaagtgaaaataataatgattttcatttttaaagtgGTGTGTCCTATACCAATTGCCTAAAATGTCTGAGTAAGATGAAGACTTTAAGGGAATATATCTCGGCTGCAGTTTTGCCAAGTAAAAAGAAAACCTCATCGTAGTACTGTAGCGGATATTAAAATTTAACAAGACCTTAGGGGAAATGTAATGACCCAttacagggatgggcaactttgATGAACGCTATAGGGCCACAAATGTTTAATCCATTCCTCTCGAGGGCCAGtaatagcatttttttattttattttttaatgagcaGCGCAGCACAAATATAGGTTCAAACCGTAATCATTATCACTGGAAATTCATTATAAGCATTCATGCATTACATTCATTTCCTTTACAAGCCCATAATGTTTCAATTCAGGAATTGACTTGAATGAACACACTAAAATATTCATTTGAATTTACTCATGTTCTTCAAATGAAGTATCATTAGTTCTAGTAAATATCCGTAACAGGATaccttattattttattgttttgtttcaacaATGTCTTTATAAGCTGTTTGCTATTAATGTTTATTTAGTCTTTGTGTGTGGTATTGTATTGGTGACTCATCGAAAAgcatttgtgattaattgtgacacTTTCCATGATAAGAAAATCAGCTTCTTTTGGTCAAATCTTCGTtatccctacttttttttttgcttcagctTGACCCATTAGCTTAAAAATGCCATAACTCTTGTTGATTTCATCGCATCTTTCCCCGTGTACAAAACTGCTTTGCGGCTGCAGCCGCTCCTCTAAGTCAGTCGTCATTGCCTGCATGGCTGGTGGTGAATAAGCAACAATTCTGACAAGTAACACTAACACGAAAGGAGGATGAGTAGTAGAAATCACAGAAGACATGCTAAACCGGCGCTAAGTcattgttaactcatttactgccacacgttatcaaaatgttatcattcacgtcatccttgaaaacattctatttcatcagatttcgtcatgtttcattgtaatttggcagcccattgaagagatacaatgctgccatctggtggccatagttagtgactGTTTTCGATTCTACAACCCATTgaacaggcagtgctgcacttagatgttgcactgcccattgattaaaaaacaaaaacaaaataaaaaaacgtagttgacgacatttaacgtttatggcggaatACGtcatgattttattaatcgtgattaaacgtttttggcagtcaaagagttaaatggaATGCAAACTGCAGAAAATGACTTTAGCCACAGATTTTTAaggtattacaaaaaaatttctGTTTTGTATTCTGGCTACAGGTTCCTCTTCTTGGGTTTTGGCTAAATTTTAATTTCAGGTAACAGATGAGTATTAAAAATGTCCATAAGCTGCATATCCTCATATGTTGGCATTGGGGAGGAGTTACCTGCAGAAGTGTCCCTGGTGAGTATTCTTCTGTGTCAACCACAAGACTGGAGCCATACCAGAAAGCCAGGCCGTAGCACAGGAAGATAATCAGCCACATGTATCCAGTGAAAAAGCCCATGATCAAACCCTTTCTTATGCCCCAGCGCTGTGCTGACACGAGGTTCTTGTCATACCTGAAGGGAAAAAGAGCAGTTTACAACTTAACAcattcaacatccatccataacCTTTCTATACAGCTTGACCTCCTTGCTCACCAATCACCGGGCATATTAGTATATCGGCGAAGGCACCCtcaggcacacctgtgcaataaTGATGCTGTCAAATCAGCATCTTGGTATGACACACCTGCTAGGTGGATGGATTTTCTTAGCAAAGGAGAAGCACCGATTtagacaaaattcaaaatatccACCAATAGCTTTTCACAaatcatttgaaattcaaataataataataataataattattattattattattattattattattattattattattattattataggatAGAAAGATGGatagaaattgattttttatgtaGCCTCCATAGAAAGGCGTAAATTATTTTTCGTtcagttcattaaaaaaaaacataaaagcaagtatatatgtacatacatatatatatatatatatatatatatatatatatatatatatatatatatataaatatataattttttattttttttttacataccgtTGCACTTCTTTTTTCTCTCCGCCAAAAGCAGCCACCGTCCTGATTGAGGAGAGGACTTCGTCTGCAATGGCTCCAGCTTTAGCATAGGCCTGCAGCTCCATGCCTGTCAGCTTAGCCACGAACTGGACCCAAGGTATTAGCAAAGAAGTcaaatcatttcatttcaagcCAAATGTTTCTCAAGAATtcacatttccacaaggtgcTGCTCTAAACCCAGATCTACTGTATATGGT is a genomic window of Festucalex cinctus isolate MCC-2025b chromosome 2, RoL_Fcin_1.0, whole genome shotgun sequence containing:
- the LOC144013521 gene encoding bile salt export pump-like isoform X2; protein product: MPSGSVKLQSIKKLGQENHSYDMTDEEPAGSYMTMSNSNKKEEKGQGSKEQPAIRVGFFQLFRFATCKEVLMMVVGSICAVLHGSAQPLMLLVFGLLTDTFIEYDIELNELSDERKECVNNTIQWKKNYTDTFEGINQSHWSPVNFSEWETLVPLKGRSCGILDIEYEMTQFAFYYVGIGAAVFILGYFQISLWVTAAAKQIQLIRKIYFSKVMRMEIGWFDCTSVGELNTRMSDDINKINDAIADQVAIFMQRFTTFVCGFCIGFVKGWKLTLVIVAASPLIGIGAGLMALFVAKLTGMELQAYAKAGAIADEVLSSIRTVAAFGGEKKEVQRYDKNLVSAQRWGIRKGLIMGFFTGYMWLIIFLCYGLAFWYGSSLVVDTEEYSPGTLLQVFFGVLIAAMNLGQASPCLEAFAAGRGAATIIFETIEREPEIDCLSEAGYKLDRVKGDIEFHNVTFHYPSRPEVKILDRLSVVVKSGETTAFVGASGAGKSTAVQLIQRFYDPKEGMVTLDGHDIRGLNIQWLRSLIGIVEQEPVLFATTIAENIRYGRPGVSMDDIITAAKEANAYNFIMDMPQKFDTLVGQGGGQMSGGQKQRIAIARALVRNPRILLLDMATSALDNESEAVVQEALDKVMGVLEPMPASFGQ